The Shewanella sp. KX20019 genome window below encodes:
- a CDS encoding NAD-dependent malic enzyme — MDDNKRPLYLPFAGPAILEAPLINKGSAFSDEERIFFNLEGLLPHVIESIEEQASRAYDQYKNFSNDLDKHIYLRNIQDTNETLYHRLVQNHISEMMPIIYTPTVGMACERFSKDYRRNRGLFISYPNKDRIDDILNNSTRQKVKIIVVTDGERILGLGDQGIGGMGIPIGKLSLYTSCGGISPAYTLPITLDVGTDNPHLLEDPMYMGWRNQRIGGEEYKEFVEAFMQAVSRRWPDALIQFEDFAQKNAMPLLERYKDQYCCFNDDIQGTAAVTVGSLLAACKAAGTQLCQQRITFLGAGSAGCGIAEAIVAQMVSEGISETQARQRVFMVDRWGLLQSNMPNLLPFQQKLAQQCCDVESWSNFSDNISLLDVVSNARPTVLIGVSGSPGLFSEEIIKAMHSHCERPIVFPLSNPTSRVEATPKDILHWTKGQALVATGSPFEPVVVDDTTFEIAQCNNSYIFPGIGLGVLAAGASRVSDAMLMASSRALAECSPLAINGEGSLLPQLEDIHSVSKHIAFAVAKVAVEEGHALPSSDELLTQAIEDNFWTAEYRRYKRTSF, encoded by the coding sequence ATGGACGATAATAAACGCCCGCTCTATCTTCCTTTTGCCGGTCCTGCCATTCTTGAAGCACCTTTGATTAACAAAGGCAGCGCATTTTCCGACGAAGAGCGTATTTTTTTCAATCTTGAAGGTCTATTGCCCCATGTGATTGAATCGATCGAAGAGCAAGCATCACGCGCCTATGATCAGTATAAGAATTTTTCTAATGACTTAGATAAACACATCTATCTTAGGAACATTCAAGATACTAACGAAACTCTCTATCATCGTTTAGTGCAAAATCACATCTCTGAGATGATGCCTATTATCTATACCCCTACAGTGGGTATGGCGTGTGAACGTTTCTCTAAAGATTACCGTCGCAACCGCGGGCTATTTATCTCTTACCCGAACAAAGATCGTATCGACGATATCCTAAACAACTCAACTCGCCAAAAAGTAAAGATCATCGTAGTCACCGATGGTGAACGAATTCTAGGTCTTGGCGACCAAGGTATTGGTGGCATGGGGATCCCGATTGGTAAGCTTTCGCTCTACACCAGCTGTGGTGGTATTAGCCCCGCTTACACTTTGCCAATCACGCTTGATGTCGGTACCGATAACCCACACCTGCTTGAAGACCCTATGTACATGGGCTGGCGTAACCAACGTATTGGCGGCGAAGAATACAAAGAGTTTGTCGAAGCCTTTATGCAAGCGGTTAGTCGCCGCTGGCCAGATGCGCTAATTCAATTTGAAGATTTTGCACAAAAGAACGCCATGCCACTGCTTGAGCGTTACAAAGATCAATACTGCTGCTTTAACGATGACATTCAAGGCACTGCCGCTGTGACGGTCGGTTCACTTCTCGCAGCCTGTAAGGCGGCTGGCACTCAACTTTGTCAGCAACGTATCACCTTTTTAGGTGCGGGCTCTGCTGGTTGTGGTATTGCCGAAGCGATTGTGGCGCAAATGGTGTCTGAAGGCATTAGTGAAACCCAAGCACGTCAACGAGTATTCATGGTCGATCGTTGGGGATTGTTGCAGTCAAACATGCCCAACTTACTGCCTTTTCAACAAAAACTGGCACAACAATGCTGCGATGTAGAGAGCTGGAGTAATTTCAGCGACAACATATCCCTACTCGATGTCGTCAGTAACGCTAGGCCAACCGTGTTGATTGGTGTATCTGGCTCACCAGGGTTATTCAGTGAAGAGATCATCAAAGCAATGCATAGTCATTGTGAACGCCCAATTGTATTCCCACTGTCGAATCCAACAAGTCGCGTAGAAGCCACGCCAAAAGACATTCTGCATTGGACCAAAGGCCAAGCATTAGTGGCTACCGGTAGCCCGTTTGAGCCCGTTGTAGTTGATGATACCACCTTTGAAATAGCCCAGTGCAACAACAGCTATATCTTCCCTGGCATCGGCCTTGGTGTGTTAGCTGCTGGTGCTTCGCGTGTCAGTGATGCAATGCTAATGGCGTCTAGCCGTGCATTAGCAGAGTGTTCACCTCTTGCAATTAATGGTGAAGGCTCCTTACTACCACAGCTTGAAGATATCCATAGTGTAAGTAAACATATCGCCTTTGCAGTGGCTAAAGTGGCCGTTGAAGAGGGTCATGCACTACCAAGTAGTGATGAGTTATTGACTCAGGCAATCGAAGATAACTTTTGGACGGCAGAGTATCGTCGTTATAAACGAACTTCGTTCTAA
- a CDS encoding DUF1456 family protein has protein sequence MINNDIIRKVRYILDLSNAKMLRIFAKAKHEITQEEVINMLKKESEEGYQPCNDKIMCMFLDGLVIYKRGLKPGAEVPEPLSQLTNNLIFKKLRVAFELREDDIIEALTLAEFNMSKSELGALFRKPGHKHYKACGDQVLRNFLMGLSLKYRPKPAEA, from the coding sequence ATGATTAACAACGATATAATACGTAAAGTCCGCTACATTCTTGATTTAAGCAATGCAAAAATGCTGCGCATTTTCGCTAAGGCTAAGCACGAAATCACTCAAGAAGAAGTCATCAACATGTTGAAAAAAGAGTCTGAAGAGGGCTACCAGCCTTGTAACGACAAAATCATGTGTATGTTCCTTGATGGACTCGTGATTTATAAGCGTGGACTTAAGCCAGGTGCAGAAGTACCAGAGCCATTATCACAGCTAACCAACAACCTTATCTTTAAAAAGCTAAGAGTTGCTTTTGAGTTACGTGAAGACGATATTATTGAAGCATTGACCCTAGCCGAATTTAACATGTCTAAATCGGAACTTGGCGCACTGTTTAGAAAACCTGGCCACAAGCACTATAAGGCTTGCGGCGATCAAGTTTTGCGAAACTTCCTAATGGGTCTGTCCCTAAAGTATCGTCCAAAACCAGCTGAAGCTTAG
- a CDS encoding serine hydrolase domain-containing protein: protein MQFITKTILSIILLTLCLWAANKASANRIASSDIAKQLPTIITQNDRPFNGIIMVKRNNQPLFTYISGDEVSLHSEFIIASLSKQVTATLVLKAVDNGKLALDQSANTYLATKISHNNIPASVTISHLLSNTSGLVAAGKPPLFEPGSQFKYSNYGYALLGEILENINNQPITAQVNTLNQQAGLEGLAAHIGKTSTIKKTFPRLLLGREETRQQQPDGNKVSNYAASDVEINQQLISAGAMIASADAYSHFQYALFTGQLISDKSLQDMTNVHSTRPHRWGALGYGYGTQISTIKGITEYSHSGYLQGYVSLALYYPQSNVNVVILENTSWDLHDIKRTFGLHDKIRNSISSKLVALEDRPVAKLYQAGKEAITATLIADE from the coding sequence ATGCAATTTATAACTAAAACAATTCTAAGCATTATATTACTAACACTTTGCCTATGGGCTGCTAACAAAGCCAGTGCAAATCGCATAGCCAGCAGTGATATAGCCAAACAGTTACCGACGATCATCACACAAAATGATCGCCCTTTTAACGGCATTATTATGGTAAAGCGTAATAACCAACCCCTGTTTACCTATATATCCGGTGATGAGGTTAGCCTGCACTCTGAGTTTATTATTGCCTCATTGTCTAAACAGGTCACCGCCACTTTAGTGCTTAAAGCTGTTGATAACGGCAAGCTAGCGTTAGACCAATCCGCCAATACATACCTTGCCACAAAAATCAGCCACAATAACATCCCCGCCAGTGTCACAATCTCTCACCTATTGAGCAACACCTCAGGGTTAGTTGCTGCGGGTAAGCCACCATTATTTGAGCCAGGTAGTCAGTTTAAATACTCTAACTATGGTTATGCTCTACTTGGCGAAATACTTGAAAATATCAATAATCAACCGATAACGGCGCAGGTAAATACACTCAACCAGCAAGCAGGTCTCGAAGGCTTAGCTGCACACATAGGTAAAACATCGACCATCAAGAAGACCTTCCCTCGACTGTTACTTGGCCGAGAAGAAACAAGGCAACAGCAACCAGACGGTAATAAAGTCTCAAACTACGCAGCATCGGATGTAGAGATTAATCAGCAGCTGATCAGCGCAGGGGCCATGATAGCCTCGGCTGATGCTTATAGTCATTTTCAATATGCACTATTCACAGGTCAACTCATTAGCGATAAAAGCCTGCAAGATATGACCAACGTCCATAGCACTCGTCCTCATCGTTGGGGAGCACTCGGTTATGGTTATGGCACTCAAATCAGTACCATAAAGGGCATCACCGAGTATAGCCATAGCGGATACTTGCAAGGTTATGTCAGCCTTGCACTCTATTACCCACAATCAAACGTCAACGTGGTTATTTTAGAGAATACCTCTTGGGATCTGCACGATATCAAGCGCACTTTTGGGCTACACGACAAGATCCGCAATAGCATTAGCAGTAAACTTGTGGCGTTAGAAGATAGACCGGTGGCCAAGCTATACCAAGCTGGTAAAGAGGCTATCACAGCCACGTTGATTGCTGATGAGTAA